A single region of the Brachypodium distachyon strain Bd21 chromosome 3, Brachypodium_distachyon_v3.0, whole genome shotgun sequence genome encodes:
- the LOC100841655 gene encoding QWRF motif-containing protein 7: MESGGGTPRPQPVSSRRLGRVQSAASRAGAGAFLYDGMRSAPIFSSATFARSLRKAASFGSSHNKKPSVIAGDVAPPRRALSSKDQNTDAAAVTLSPRRSLPEPGRQGNCWEPTRRRGRSTGASSTSPEYAAAGRGSLACALRETPAAAARKIKEAPTGEKEEDAHRARVLATRLLQWRFANARLEVAVSRATSSAENKLFYTWLRVAELRNIQAAKRIVAQRRRQKLKLARLLRPELPLLASWEPHAAPHADAVAGLASALSAACTSVPVTSGAQADMEAMRETISACVDTVTEIETNADTFYTTAGATSGTLGELAKTIREEVEGLEEAMRLARIVTRLQTQEVSLRANLVQAKQRRLVDGDMMLVPGITTSGWCF; the protein is encoded by the exons ATGGAGTCCGGCGGCGGAACCCCGAGGCCGCAGCCGGTGTCCTCGCGGCGGCTGGGGCGCGTCCAGAGCGCGGCctcccgcgccggcgccggcgcgttCCTCTACGACGGGATGCGCTCCGCGCCGATCTTCTCGTCCGCCACCTTCGCGCGCTCCCTCCGCAAGGCGGCCTCCTTCGGCAGCAGCCACAACAAGAAGCCCAGCGTCATCGCGGGGGACGTCGCGCCGCCACGGCGGGCGCTGAGCAGCAAGGACCAGAACACTGACGCCGCGGCGGTGACGCTGTCCCCTCGCCGGTCGCTGCCGGAGCCGGGCAGGCAGGGTAATTGCTGGGAgccgacgcggcggcgggggcggagcaCCGGCGCGAGTTCGACGTCGCCGGagtacgccgccgccgggaggGGGTCGCTGGCCTGCGCGCTGAGggagacgccggcggcggcggcgcgcaagATAAAGGAGGCCCCGACGggcgagaaggaagaggacGCGCACCGCGCGCGCGTGCTTGCCACGCGGCTCCTCCAGTGGCGCTTCGCCAACGCCCGCTTGGAGGTCGCCGTGTCCCGagccacctcctcggccgag AACAAGCTGTTCTACACGTggctgcgggtggcggagCTGCGGAACATCCAGGCGGCGAAGCGGATCGtggcgcagcggcggcggcagaagcTGAAGCTGGCCAGGCTGCTGCGGCCGGAGCTCCCGCTCCTCGCGTCGTGGGAGCCACACGCCGCGCCGcacgccgacgccgtcgccggcctcgccagcgccctctccgccgcctgcacctCCGTCCCCGTCACCTCCGGCGCCCAA GCCGACATGGAAGCGATGCGCGAGACCATTTCCGCCTGTGTCGACACGGTGACCGAGATCGAAACAAACGCCGACACGTTCTACACCACG GCCGGAGCGACGAGCGGGACGCTGGgcgagctggcgaagacgataaGGGAGGAGGTGGAAGGGCTGGAGGAAGCCATGCGGCTGGCGAGGATCGTCACCCGGTTGCAG ACGCAGGAGGTGAGCCTTCGAGCGAATTTGGTACAGGCGAAGCAGAGACGGCTTGTGGACGGCGACATGATGCTCGTCCCGGGGATTACGACTTCCGGATGGTGCTTTTGA